From the genome of Mastomys coucha isolate ucsf_1 unplaced genomic scaffold, UCSF_Mcou_1 pScaffold6, whole genome shotgun sequence, one region includes:
- the Calm2 gene encoding calmodulin-2 yields the protein MADQLTEEQIAEFKEAFSLFDKDGDGTITTKELGTVMRSLGQNPTEAELQDMINEVDADGNGTIDFPEFLTMMARKMKDTDSEEEIREAFRVFDKDGNGYISAAELRHVMTNLGEKLTDEEVDEMIREADIDGDGQVNYEEFVQMMTAK from the exons ATG GCTGACCAACTGACTGAAGAGCAGATTGCAG AGTTCAAAGAAGCTTTCTCACTATTTGACAAGGATGGAGATGGGACAATAACAACAAAGGAGCTGGGAACAGTGATGAGGTCCCTGGGGCAGAACCCCACAGAAGCAGAGCTGCAGGACATGATCAATGAAGTAGATGCGGATG GTAATGGCACAATTGACTTCCCTGAATTTCTGACAATGAtggcaagaaaaatgaaagacacagacagtgaagaagaaattagagaagCATTCCGTGTGTTTGATAAG GATGGCAATGGCTATATTAGTGCAGCAGAGCTTCGCCATGTGATGACAAACCTTGGAGAGAAGTTGACAGATGAAGAGGTTGATGAAATGATCAGGGAAGCAGACATCGATGGGGACGGTCAGGTAAACTACGAAG